The DNA window TCAATTGATTGAGCATTTGAGTGCTAGTCATGCAGGTCCTCCTTGCGCTGCCGTAAAGGAGATCGGGACCATCTTCCAAGATCAACAGTTGTCAACTTCTCATCATTTCTAGTTCCTTCGAGAGCTAGAGCGTCCATTTATGGTTCCCGAATGGAACACATCCAAAATATATctaaaaacatatttttcatcGTCACTCACTATATTTGAAAACATATTAATGTCCATCAATGGTTTCATTAATAGTTGAGTTTCACCTCTTGGATCCTAATTTGACTTGTTGTTTCTATTTTGAACATTATAAACTCTCTTATATTTGAGACAAATTTagatttttttctatttcaaaGTTACGAGTATGTTTTTAAATTGAACCCTATTCATTGTCATCTCAAACAACAATTTCCTTCTCTTCATAAACTAAATTGAGGACAATCATATGATTGACTAACTTGTGATCAAATTCTTAGTCTTATAGACTACAAATCATATTAaatgtttgaatattttttttcacGTGGTACCTATGCAACTTAAAAAGGCATTCATATTTTCTAATTCTTGTATCATTGTGTTTCAACTTTTTGATAGATTGTTTATACTTACCATTACTTTCGCATCTCGTAAGTATCAAATCAAACCTCCAAGTCAATATCGAAAAACTTAATTCAGAGCTTTTGCACTAACTCATTGAAGCATATATCATGTAACGCAAACTCatattaattgataaatattttcCGACATCAACGAGATCTCCTGACACCCCTTCCTCTAATGTATTAGCTTGATTGGCATCATCGGAGTTCATCATACCTACAACTATTAAAAACAAAGAGAATCCAAACAATCATATCAAAGGCTTGAAAGTTATCATctgaaaaaaatttataagattTCGAATGATATTTTCCGAATAACTTCcacaatgaataaaaaaattgtgattgttaTTTAATGATAAGAAAAACATGTGTATATAACATGTAACTTAAGACGATTATGATATTTATGATGTCGAAAtacattctaattattttatcaaaTGCAATGTTGAATTAGAAAGAGAAACTTTTTTCAGAGATTTAAACAGGGCGAGTTGGCTTGCTTAATCGTAACCGTTAAATATTGAGAATTTCTTAATGCACATCTCATCTATCTCTAGCGTACTTCGTGAAATTTCAAAAATACTCCTAAATTTCAAAAATCCATTTTCAAACACAATTCATTTGTTTTTGCGTTATTCCCCATTTTTATGACTAAATTTATTCTAAAAGTGCATTTTCAAAATATCTCCGAAAATACATTTCTAAAATGTCTAAATAATCACCCTACATTCAGGTGTAATTTCCTGCATTGTGGCACTAATTTTTGTAAAAAGAAATGTGGTGGAAACCTAAAGGAAATCATTTCAAAAAATTCGATGCAGTAACTTTTGTAAAAAGAAATGAGGTGGAAACCTAAAGGAAATCACTTCAAAAAATTGAGATAGCACTTCTTCCCCAAGACTGAGCTTACAAAAATCCATTCATTACAGTCATTTTGAATAATTTGGGGCTACCATAATATCGACTATGAATAGTGCAAGGAGAAACACTACTCTAGGATGTAACTATGTATTATTTTAGCGGTGTAACTATGTATTGTTTTAGCTAACATCATTTCATTACAATCCGTATTTCcgaaaacatttcaaaaaatgCATTGTAAAAATAACCATGTATTGTTTCCGAAAACATTTCAAAAATGCATTGTAAAAATAACCATGTATTATATCATTTTAGCTAATATCATTTCATTAGGTTCCGGAAATACGTTCCGTAttttcaaaaacatttcaaaaatgCATCTTAAAAATAAGGTGTATCTCAAGCAAATGAAATGTATGTGTATGAGATGTGTTAgaaaaatgcatttccaaaaattGGAAGGCATTTTCATAATTTCATAGGGTCTTTTTTAACCATATAGAGTGCATTAAGAGATTCTCTAAATATTTTGTCCCTTTAATATATCCGGCATCATTCCAGCAAGTTGTAAATATTTTGACATAATTCCAATTAAAATAAGTTATGTGCCcaaaaaatataaacaagtaaATTAGGGATTATTCACAGTAGGCAGCTGTATAGCCTAATTCCTCAAGTTGAATCTTATAACCATAATTGGCAGCAAAACTCTCCCTCCAAAATTGCATTTCATACAAGCAAGAATACTATTGAAGAATGGTTTATAATTTGTATAACCCTGTTGAATTTTCAAATAGGGAGTTTTATCGGTCAGATTTGATGTCCAGCCTGTTTAGTGCTGTCATCACTCATTTAAAGGCACATTATTGATGGTATTTCACAATCAAACACAATTACGACCCAATTGATGGTATGCTTAAAAACACTGATAGGTACAACAAACAGTGTTTTATGTTGAAGATTATCTCAGGAATATCTATATAATCTATAAATAAGTTTACAAGGTGAACTGAATATACACAATCACATTTAGGCTCCTGAGTAACAAACAAATGAGACCACCGCTACCTTTGTTTTAAGTTCTTTATTTCAATATGACAATTGTTGGTCATCTTTTGCAGGTCAGAGGATTATCACTTATCTGGCCTGCTCCAGCCAACAGGCAATCCACGACATCCACAAAACTTCACACATCCAGTAATGAGCAACTCTATTCCTACCTGATATAATAGAAAAATCCATCAGCATCAGCACAGTAATGgcataattagaattaatgtaaTCGAGACAAACAAAGAGCTTCTAAATCTAGGGATGTagattaaataaataactaagaTTTCACTTTGTTTGAAAAGAAAATGCCCCATATTTCATTATGCAACAAAAACCAATTCAAGTCTCCTGAAACATAATTGAGTATTTTATTAAACAGCAAACAGAAAATCAAGACAGCCTACATGTTCCAAGGTTCATAGTTCATACAGACAATGGATAAAATAGAAAAAgggcaaaaaagaaaaaacaaacacTATCTACAAGAGAAATGGGAAAAACTAATCGATAACAAAAAGAAATTGTTCCGACGAAATACAGAACTTGTACAATTTTCACTATACATTACTAAAAAAATCAGTTTGGTTAAGATAATACCTCTGGACAAAACAGATCTGAGTTCAAGCAATTCCTTCTATATGCTTAATTTGAACTAGAACCTGCAGTGCAAGATGTTTTTGTGTCATTGTCTCTTGAAACACTGTCCCTTTCAGTGTCTGTTAAATGCTGATCATTTGATCTCTGAATTGGACCGTCCTCTAAATTACTTGGAGCAGAACTGCCATTGCTTCTATCATTCTCTCTAGTCTCCAAGCGTTCCATCATCCGTGACACAGTTGCAATTCCTGCATTAACTTCTCGCTTAACTTCAGATCCAAGATCAGACATAGGGCTGTTTCGAGAAAACCACCTCTCCTTCCACCCTCTTGTGCTCTTGGAAATGGACTCTTTGTATCTAAGGACAGGAAAAATCGAAGTTCGAGTTACAATTAGAGAACTGAAATATATTAGACTTGCAAAAACTAGTAACTTCATCCAATACCTTGTTGACACAGCATTAAGTTTAGTTTTCAGAGATTCTGAAAATGATTGCAGTTCTGATGGTCCAGCTCTGTCTTGGCTACTTGGAGAAGACTGACTAGGAGATCTCCTGTTTAAAGTATAAAGACACGATAATAatgtcaacaacttgaaaactaGGCAACTATCAActtataaaaacttttttttaaaatcctgAAATCCAAAATGGAAAATCATTACCTGTTGTTATACAATAATCCCTGATTGTCGGTAGCAGGAGCAGTAGACCCAGATCCTGAAGCAGAAACCTGGTCGGTTTGAACTGGAGGAATCAAAGTGAGCTGTGGTGTGTCTTGCCCAGTCGCATGAGTTGGTTCACCATCCCCTCTCTGAGATGGAGAGGAAGAAGCAGGAGCCGTAGGAGGTGAATTGGGATGAGCTGAAAATACCAAATACTGTGGGCGACCTTGAGCTGATGACCTATTTCTCTGGCCTTCCCTTCTAGCAATATGGCGTGCTCGCCCCATTGCTGCTGCAGCAGCTAAGTGTTGGATTATACGCTCTTCAAGATCAGCATCATTTGCTCCAACTGGCAACTGTACGAGAATACAATATTACACAATGCATAATAACAGTATAAATATACTTCCAAAGTAGCACGAGTAGACTACTAACATGTTGTAACTCAAAATCCCCAAGTGTTGGATGATGAAATATTGTGGCATTTCTAGACGGATTTAACCTAAAGTTCCTCTCCCTCTCAACTCCCTCGAGCAATTCCTGGCTGCAAAGTGCAGAGACAGACCAAAAGTaagtaaataaatatagaaaAGAAACAATGCCAGGAGCCAAATGATAGAATAAATATAAAAGTCAGTGACAAAATTACAAACCTCAAGGGATCCTTGAGACTGATAGATTGCCAACACATAGGGCACTGGGAGCTTCTCTGACACCTGCAAAATAAAAGTTTGAATTCATGACATAGTCATACCTCTTTAAGAATTTCCAATTTGCCAAGCTTTCCACACAAACAAACAATGATCCAAAATATTTCAGTCAATATGGTACAAAAATAAATAGATGATATCTCGGACAgccaatttttatttttctataacaCAAACAGATTAACTATTACAGAATGCTAGACCAAAAACATGTGAAAGTATGAATATCCCAATGCCTTAATTTTGGAAAGCATTTCACTTAGACAGCAATTAATAGAATCAAACCAAATTAGAAGAGAAAGATTCCAATGGAACGGGGCCTGATATATGAAATAACAAATGTATAATGATTGAAATTTTGATTCTAGAATGCTACTGTTAAGTTCCTGCATGTAAAACTTATGAAAAACAAGTCCCTACTGGTCTGTTATTATAAAGTTTGATGGCCATGACACTAGATGATTTTCGACTACCTTGAATAACAAGAGATCTAAGGCAGCTAACAGTACCTCAAAACAATGATAACATAATGAATTCAAGCAAAATACAGATTAGTCAGATCAACATGTCATAAGCTATTGACATAACCCAGCCCTGAGAACCATTGAAATCGGTATACTAAAGCTTCATGTGTTAGTACCCGTCTTCATCTATGCGTTATGGTTTACTAAAAGCCAGGCCACAAATGTTTACTTTTAAGTCTTACTTCCAAGAACCCATCCCATGTACTACATTCTGGGTAGTACTAGTGTAATAGTGTTAGTAGACAATTGTTAGTAGGTTTTATGTTAGGAAGGGTAAAAGTGAGAATTGAGCTTGTAACAATAATTATTACAGTTGTAACTTGTAACTTGTAACAAATGAGTATAACTAATTATGCTAGTAAAACAGAATTATACATGGTAGTTACAGTTGTAACAGAAGATAACAAATTCTGTCAGTAAAACAGAATTATAAATAGTAAAAAGAGGGAAGGAAGAGTCAGTTTTTGGAACTCAATTGTAATTGGAAAGTGGCTTTCCTGAATCAGTCAGTTTATTGCATACTCTGAATTCCTAGAGAATCCTTACCTTCTTCCCTTGTACCAGTTGAAACTTTCAACTGGTTACTAATATCCTATTTCAAATTGGGTGTTAGCCTATCTTTAGGTACAGTATACTTTACATTTCAAGGTCAGTTTTCCTTCAAAATCAGAACTGggcaataaaaaatatataaatcactGAGCCCTTTTTTCAGTGTGATCACTGAGGTCTACTGGAAAAGAGGGAACCATATCAAACGGTCACCATAATTACTGGACCGactcaaaatatataatttaaaaggcAATACCATTCCAGAATACATTGAAGATGAAACTCGTGTTTGCAACTCGTCACCTAAAGGAAAGGTAACAGCAACAGTTAGAATAGACTGATCAGTGATCACTACTACCAGTAAAAACCATAAAACCCAGCAAAATTAACAAAATCTAAAGAACCACACCGTAGAAGGATCACTGTCACAAAACGATTCAAGGCATATACTGCAAGAATCATCACAAGCATCCTGAATTCCACCTTCCACAAAAGCAGCAGCAGAAGTCAAATGCGCCTCAGACTTTGTTTCATTCTCTTCCAACACAGGAACCTAAAACGAAAAATCAACTAATCAAACTCCGCTCTAACCTCATAAAATCAAACAACTCTTAATTCCAGGAAAAATCAAATCGAACAACAACAAATCATGATTCAAGAACACACAAAATAATCTGAGATAAAATTAATCGGATCAAAGTAAGAATTTAAGCGGAAGTTTAGTCAGAGTTACCTCATCCATGGAGAATATCGGAAAATTGAGATGCGAAAAGAGAAAACCCTAGAGAGTGCGAAAGAGGGAAAAGGGGCTTTTGTTTGGTGCGGTGATGGAGTGTGTGGGTGTTGTAGTTGTAAACTAAACTTGTAGTTGTTgttaatctttttcttttctttttttctctttacctttatttaatttttactttGATAATGTATTTTTTGGAAGAAACAAACAACGGAGTCAGCAAATTTTACTTTGGCTGGGTCTTGG is part of the Vicia villosa cultivar HV-30 ecotype Madison, WI linkage group LG2, Vvil1.0, whole genome shotgun sequence genome and encodes:
- the LOC131653490 gene encoding E3 ubiquitin-protein ligase RHF2A; amino-acid sequence: MDEVPVLEENETKSEAHLTSAAAFVEGGIQDACDDSCSICLESFCDSDPSTVTSCKHEFHLQCILEWCQRSSQCPMCWQSISLKDPLSQELLEGVERERNFRLNPSRNATIFHHPTLGDFELQHLPVGANDADLEERIIQHLAAAAAMGRARHIARREGQRNRSSAQGRPQYLVFSAHPNSPPTAPASSSPSQRGDGEPTHATGQDTPQLTLIPPVQTDQVSASGSGSTAPATDNQGLLYNNRRSPSQSSPSSQDRAGPSELQSFSESLKTKLNAVSTRYKESISKSTRGWKERWFSRNSPMSDLGSEVKREVNAGIATVSRMMERLETRENDRSNGSSAPSNLEDGPIQRSNDQHLTDTERDSVSRDNDTKTSCTAGSSSN